From Anaerohalosphaera lusitana, one genomic window encodes:
- a CDS encoding (2Fe-2S) ferredoxin domain-containing protein, with protein MEKVKVEICTGTTCYVMGASEVAGLEELLDEKLRPAVQIKGSPCFGLCKDLQYRGAPYVKVNDVLIEEATVEDVVREIKKQLDT; from the coding sequence ATGGAAAAGGTAAAAGTTGAGATATGTACGGGCACGACTTGTTATGTCATGGGCGCCTCCGAGGTGGCAGGACTCGAGGAACTGCTGGATGAAAAGCTTCGCCCAGCGGTCCAGATCAAGGGTTCGCCCTGTTTTGGACTTTGCAAGGATCTGCAGTACAGGGGTGCGCCGTATGTCAAGGTCAACGACGTGCTGATCGAGGAAGCGACCGTGGAAGATGTGGTGCGTGAAATAAAGAAACAACTGGATACGTGA
- the adhE gene encoding bifunctional acetaldehyde-CoA/alcohol dehydrogenase, which translates to MNDKTRKNNANGQVAVADRKEQNRIDPLEQLDGIINRAKIAQYKYASFSQEQVDEIFFRAAMAANSARISLAKHAAAETGMGIVEDKVVKNHFASEFVYNKFRDAKTCGVIEHDTAMGVRKVAEPVGVIAGIIPTTNPTSTAIFKALLALKTRNAIIFAPHPRAKKCTVEAAKIVYDAAVKAGAPEGIVGWIEEPSLDGTSHLMKHRDTALILATGGPGMVKAAYSSGRPAIGVGSGNTPAIIDETADIENAVSSILVSKTFDNGLICASEQSVIVADEVYNAVKAEFAKRGALILNDTQKKKLAGTIVKDGKLNAAIVGQPAYKIAQAANFDVREDTKVLIAEVTKVGTDEPFSIEKLSPVLALYKVSDFAAAVDKAVDLVEFAGMGHTSVLYTNPDNDERIAAFSARMSTGRTLINMPSSQGAIGDIYNFKVDPSLTLGCGTWGGNSVSENVSVQHLLNVKTVAERRENMQWFRVPPKVYFKRGCLADSLKELYGRKRAFIVTDKPLFELGYTRKVTEVLDSIGIESQVFADVNPDPDLTTVDKGLAAMNTFKPDTVIALGGGSPIDAAKIMWLMYEHPESRFEDLAMRFMDIRKRVCKFPELGKKATMVAIPTTSGTGSEVTPFAVITDDMEGVKYPIADYELTPDMAIVDPDLVLSMPASLTAASGLDAVTHALEALAATTATDYTNGIAMESLKLLFDYLPASYRDGANNVKAREKVHYAATMAGMAFANAFLGLCHSMAHKLGSAFHIPHGVANAILIPHIVRYNATDKPRKQGIFSQYTHPVSNKVYARVADYLGLGGSRNEEKVEKLIEALTRLSAELDVPTTIKDAGVTEKDFYGKLEDLTEQAFDDQCTGTNPRYPLLSEIKEIYVKAYK; encoded by the coding sequence ATGAACGACAAAACAAGAAAGAACAACGCGAACGGACAGGTCGCTGTGGCGGACCGCAAAGAACAAAACCGGATCGACCCCCTGGAGCAACTGGACGGCATCATCAACCGGGCCAAGATCGCCCAGTACAAGTACGCTTCATTCTCGCAGGAGCAGGTCGACGAGATCTTCTTCCGTGCTGCAATGGCTGCAAACAGCGCACGGATCTCCCTGGCAAAACACGCCGCCGCCGAGACAGGCATGGGGATCGTTGAAGATAAGGTCGTCAAAAATCACTTTGCATCTGAATTCGTCTACAACAAATTCCGCGACGCAAAAACCTGCGGCGTGATTGAACACGACACAGCGATGGGCGTTCGCAAGGTCGCCGAGCCTGTCGGAGTGATCGCGGGCATCATCCCGACCACAAACCCGACTTCGACCGCGATCTTCAAGGCCCTGCTCGCGCTGAAAACCCGCAACGCGATCATCTTCGCGCCGCACCCCCGTGCCAAGAAATGCACCGTCGAAGCAGCGAAGATCGTCTACGACGCCGCCGTAAAGGCCGGAGCACCCGAAGGAATAGTTGGCTGGATCGAAGAACCGTCTCTCGACGGCACCAGCCATCTCATGAAGCACCGCGACACCGCATTGATCCTCGCGACAGGCGGACCGGGTATGGTAAAGGCCGCATACTCTTCAGGCCGACCCGCAATCGGTGTAGGCAGCGGCAATACGCCCGCTATCATCGACGAAACCGCAGACATCGAAAATGCTGTAAGCTCTATCCTGGTCAGCAAGACTTTCGACAACGGCCTGATCTGCGCATCCGAGCAGTCTGTGATCGTCGCTGATGAGGTCTACAACGCGGTAAAGGCTGAATTCGCAAAGCGGGGCGCACTGATCCTCAACGATACGCAGAAAAAGAAGCTCGCCGGCACAATCGTAAAGGACGGCAAGCTCAACGCTGCTATCGTCGGCCAGCCTGCATACAAGATCGCACAGGCCGCAAACTTCGACGTTCGTGAAGACACAAAGGTTCTTATCGCCGAGGTCACGAAGGTCGGCACAGATGAGCCGTTCAGCATCGAGAAGCTCTCTCCGGTCCTCGCATTGTACAAGGTTTCGGACTTTGCCGCAGCAGTAGACAAAGCCGTCGATCTCGTCGAATTCGCCGGCATGGGACACACATCTGTCCTCTATACTAACCCCGACAACGACGAGCGCATCGCGGCATTCAGCGCACGCATGTCTACCGGCCGAACACTGATCAACATGCCCAGCTCGCAGGGCGCGATCGGCGACATCTACAACTTCAAGGTCGACCCGTCTCTCACGCTCGGCTGCGGCACATGGGGCGGCAACAGCGTAAGTGAGAACGTCAGCGTACAGCACCTGCTCAATGTAAAAACCGTCGCAGAACGCCGCGAAAACATGCAGTGGTTCCGCGTTCCGCCCAAAGTATACTTCAAGCGAGGCTGCCTGGCTGATTCGCTCAAGGAACTCTACGGCCGCAAGCGTGCCTTCATCGTAACCGACAAGCCGCTCTTCGAGCTCGGCTACACGAGAAAGGTCACCGAGGTACTCGACTCGATCGGCATCGAAAGCCAGGTCTTCGCCGACGTCAACCCGGACCCGGATCTGACGACGGTCGACAAGGGCCTTGCCGCGATGAACACGTTCAAGCCCGACACTGTCATCGCACTCGGCGGCGGTTCGCCCATCGACGCGGCAAAGATCATGTGGCTGATGTACGAGCACCCCGAGTCTCGCTTCGAGGATCTCGCGATGCGGTTCATGGACATCCGCAAGCGTGTCTGCAAGTTCCCCGAGCTCGGCAAGAAGGCGACAATGGTAGCTATCCCGACCACATCCGGCACGGGCTCTGAGGTAACGCCCTTCGCGGTCATCACCGATGACATGGAAGGCGTGAAATACCCGATCGCCGATTACGAACTGACGCCCGACATGGCGATCGTTGATCCGGACCTGGTACTCTCGATGCCCGCATCTTTGACAGCAGCGTCGGGCCTGGACGCGGTAACGCACGCACTCGAAGCACTGGCGGCGACAACGGCCACGGACTACACCAACGGCATCGCGATGGAATCGCTGAAGCTGCTGTTCGACTACCTGCCCGCTTCCTACAGGGACGGTGCGAACAACGTGAAGGCACGCGAAAAGGTGCACTACGCCGCGACGATGGCTGGTATGGCATTCGCCAACGCGTTCCTCGGTCTGTGCCACTCGATGGCGCACAAGCTCGGTTCCGCGTTCCACATCCCGCACGGCGTTGCGAACGCGATCCTGATACCGCACATCGTCAGATACAACGCGACCGACAAGCCGCGTAAGCAGGGTATCTTCTCGCAGTACACGCACCCGGTGAGCAACAAGGTTTACGCACGAGTAGCCGACTACCTCGGTCTGGGCGGCAGCAGGAACGAAGAAAAGGTCGAAAAGCTGATCGAAGCCCTGACCAGGCTCAGCGCCGAACTCGACGTGCCGACCACCATCAAGGACGCAGGCGTGACCGAAAAGGATTTCTACGGCAAGCTAGAGGACCTCACGGAACAGGCCTTCGACGACCAGTGCACCGGCACGAACCCGAGATATCCTCTCCTGAGCGAGATCAAGGAAATCTATGTTAAGGCGTATAAATAG
- a CDS encoding monomeric [FeFe] hydrogenase, which yields MKYQNNAQRIKTTLLIETARLAFEGKLQREIDRVPVNLYPRDRTGARCCVYKDRAITKYRLMAIMGHAVETETDELKMLGEYAVDADKREKPADPILTVIDEACSACLKGRHYVTNVCKGCVARPCTVNCPKDAIQVVNGQAIIDDDKCVNCGLCVNVCPYHAIVYVPVPCEEACPVGAIAKGADGREHIDYDKCTFCGKCMQACPFGAIMERSQMVDVIGKLKSDRKVVAMLAPAMAGQFPAEFGKLCAAVRAMGFDNVMEVAEGAAITAEHEANELADRLGDGEQMMTSSCCPAYMETVRKHVPEMAKFVSDTPTPMHYAAKLVKDREPDAVTVFIGPCVAKRHEAMSDELVDYVLTTDELGAMLVGQELDIDEFIAADLGEGPGSEAREFAVTGGVTGAIRAKCGDNRVKAMQVDGIGKKELKMLRRYAKAGCDANFIEVMSCQGGCVAGPCNISKPKAAERRVRKFVEQSKGARA from the coding sequence ATGAAATATCAGAACAATGCTCAGAGGATCAAAACCACACTGCTGATCGAGACGGCGAGACTAGCATTCGAAGGTAAACTGCAACGTGAGATCGACAGGGTGCCTGTGAACCTGTATCCGCGGGACAGAACCGGTGCGCGATGCTGTGTTTACAAGGACCGGGCGATCACAAAGTATCGGCTGATGGCGATAATGGGACATGCCGTTGAGACCGAGACTGATGAGCTTAAGATGCTGGGCGAGTATGCTGTCGATGCTGACAAACGCGAAAAGCCCGCCGACCCGATCCTCACCGTGATCGACGAGGCGTGCAGTGCATGTCTCAAGGGAAGACACTATGTGACGAACGTGTGCAAAGGGTGTGTTGCCCGGCCCTGTACAGTGAATTGCCCCAAAGATGCGATCCAGGTGGTTAACGGCCAGGCGATCATCGACGACGACAAGTGCGTTAACTGCGGGCTTTGTGTGAATGTGTGCCCGTATCACGCGATAGTTTATGTGCCCGTGCCTTGCGAAGAGGCGTGTCCGGTGGGAGCTATTGCCAAGGGCGCCGACGGCAGGGAGCACATCGATTACGATAAATGCACATTCTGCGGCAAGTGCATGCAGGCGTGTCCGTTCGGCGCGATCATGGAGCGGTCGCAGATGGTGGACGTAATAGGAAAACTCAAGAGTGACAGGAAGGTGGTTGCGATGCTGGCGCCTGCGATGGCGGGACAGTTCCCTGCTGAGTTCGGCAAGCTGTGTGCAGCGGTCAGGGCGATGGGTTTTGACAATGTCATGGAGGTTGCCGAAGGTGCCGCGATAACGGCTGAGCACGAAGCGAATGAACTGGCTGACCGGCTGGGCGATGGTGAGCAAATGATGACTTCAAGCTGTTGTCCGGCGTACATGGAGACGGTTCGAAAACACGTCCCGGAGATGGCAAAATTTGTCTCGGATACGCCGACTCCGATGCATTACGCTGCTAAGCTGGTGAAGGATCGCGAGCCCGATGCGGTGACCGTCTTCATAGGTCCATGCGTTGCAAAGAGACACGAAGCAATGAGTGACGAATTGGTTGACTATGTGCTGACCACGGATGAACTCGGGGCAATGCTTGTCGGTCAGGAGCTGGATATTGATGAATTTATCGCTGCGGATCTGGGCGAAGGCCCGGGAAGTGAAGCGAGAGAATTTGCGGTGACCGGCGGGGTTACGGGTGCGATCAGGGCAAAGTGCGGAGATAACCGGGTCAAGGCAATGCAGGTCGATGGGATCGGCAAGAAAGAGCTGAAAATGCTGCGAAGGTACGCAAAGGCCGGCTGTGATGCCAACTTCATCGAAGTTATGAGCTGTCAGGGCGGGTGTGTGGCCGGGCCGTGCAATATCAGCAAGCCCAAGGCCGCTGAACGCAGAGTGAGAAAATTCGTAGAACAGTCAAAAGGAGCCCGTGCCTGA
- a CDS encoding redox-sensing transcriptional repressor Rex, translating into MSQDKPVSVSHPTIRRLPAYLNILRKAQDENKTHISSTFIADKLGYEPIQVRKDLAGLGITGQAGVGFDAAELIDAILGFLGWDNATDAYLIGAGNLGSALAGYKGFKDYNLNILACFDSDLRKVGTEIHGKKVFGMERLAELIERTGVNIAILTLPDKAAQEITDKIVEAGIRAIWNFTTVKLDVPDGVIVERVDLAASLALLSRRTAEAMKNDK; encoded by the coding sequence ATGAGCCAGGACAAGCCAGTGTCAGTATCGCACCCTACGATAAGGCGATTGCCCGCGTACCTGAATATTCTGCGTAAGGCACAGGACGAAAACAAGACACACATCAGCAGCACCTTCATAGCCGATAAGCTCGGGTACGAGCCAATACAGGTTCGCAAGGATCTGGCGGGTCTGGGAATAACGGGCCAGGCCGGTGTCGGTTTCGATGCAGCAGAACTGATCGATGCGATCCTTGGATTTCTCGGCTGGGACAATGCGACGGACGCTTATCTGATCGGTGCGGGTAACCTGGGGTCGGCCCTGGCGGGATACAAGGGCTTCAAAGATTATAATTTGAATATTCTTGCCTGTTTCGACAGCGATCTGAGAAAGGTCGGCACTGAAATACACGGCAAGAAAGTCTTCGGCATGGAACGTCTGGCTGAACTGATAGAACGGACGGGCGTAAACATTGCGATACTCACTCTACCCGACAAAGCGGCCCAGGAAATTACGGACAAGATCGTTGAGGCAGGGATAAGAGCGATATGGAACTTCACGACGGTCAAGCTGGATGTACCCGATGGAGTTATCGTCGAGCGGGTGGACCTTGCGGCAAGTTTGGCGCTGCTTTCCAGGAGGACGGCAGAGGCAATGAAGAACGATAAATGA
- a CDS encoding [Fe-Fe] hydrogenase large subunit C-terminal domain-containing protein, translated as MNQLQPIFTEPAECQDCYKCLRQCSVKGIKIQEGHARIIPELCVMCGKCVQVCPVGAKRVRNDLDRAKLLLQMKKKVIVSLAPSFVSEFAGIEQAQLIAGIKRLGFYGVSETALGAQEVSATIAKKLKEENEGVYISSACPTVVELVKKYRSEHAEKVTSLLSPVLAHTKLLRRQYGEDVGVVFVGPCISKKAEADSHGEMLEVAITFEELREWFDSAGIEPGDEQGGADDDFIPYRANEGALYPIDGGMIAGIKRNCSVSDSQLMTFSGIENIEQALGSLEEIKTDGPMFIEMLACEGGCVNGPKAGQQGKTIVKRSSVLSFAQWDDSAIPREPGVEIEDNWLIEPVRRMVHSEEEISRALKTVGKFSREDELNCGGCGYDSCREFARALLDGRAETSMCAGYMRKLAHKKADALIRTMPSGVVIVDEHMRIVESNRRFAELMGEESAAAFDAKPGLEGAVLDRVIGFGNLFSQVLSSGQQSVEKSVRHGKVILRVTVFTIDPHRIVGGIVQDITAPAVQKEQVVRKAKEVITNHLSTVQQIAFLLGENAAESEVILNSITESFSADALGDGTDAD; from the coding sequence ATGAATCAATTACAGCCAATTTTTACTGAGCCCGCAGAATGCCAGGACTGCTATAAATGCCTGAGGCAGTGTTCGGTGAAGGGTATCAAGATCCAGGAAGGACACGCCAGGATCATTCCTGAGCTTTGCGTGATGTGCGGAAAGTGTGTGCAGGTGTGTCCCGTGGGTGCAAAGCGTGTCCGCAATGATCTTGACAGGGCGAAGCTGCTCTTGCAAATGAAGAAGAAGGTAATAGTTTCGCTGGCGCCGAGTTTTGTGTCCGAGTTTGCCGGTATCGAGCAGGCGCAGTTGATAGCCGGTATCAAGCGACTGGGTTTTTACGGCGTCAGTGAGACTGCGCTCGGTGCGCAGGAGGTCTCAGCGACGATCGCAAAAAAGCTCAAAGAAGAAAATGAAGGCGTTTATATATCCTCAGCGTGTCCGACGGTTGTGGAGCTGGTCAAAAAATACCGCAGCGAGCATGCCGAGAAAGTGACGAGTCTGCTGTCGCCAGTGCTGGCTCACACGAAGCTGCTCCGCCGGCAGTACGGTGAGGATGTCGGAGTCGTGTTCGTTGGGCCGTGCATAAGCAAAAAGGCAGAAGCTGATTCGCATGGTGAGATGCTCGAAGTAGCGATCACTTTCGAAGAGCTCAGAGAGTGGTTCGACTCGGCCGGGATAGAGCCCGGTGACGAACAGGGCGGTGCAGATGATGATTTCATCCCTTACAGAGCCAACGAAGGCGCACTGTACCCCATCGACGGCGGGATGATCGCGGGGATCAAGCGGAACTGCTCCGTGAGTGATTCGCAGTTGATGACGTTTTCGGGCATAGAGAATATCGAGCAGGCTTTGGGTAGCCTTGAAGAGATAAAGACGGACGGACCGATGTTCATAGAGATGCTCGCGTGTGAGGGCGGGTGCGTGAATGGGCCCAAGGCCGGCCAGCAGGGCAAGACCATCGTCAAGCGGAGCAGCGTGCTCAGTTTTGCTCAGTGGGACGATTCTGCGATACCGCGTGAGCCGGGCGTTGAGATCGAGGACAACTGGCTGATCGAGCCGGTCAGGCGTATGGTTCACAGCGAAGAAGAGATAAGTCGAGCCCTAAAGACGGTCGGCAAGTTCAGCCGGGAAGACGAGCTGAACTGCGGCGGGTGCGGTTATGATTCCTGCCGGGAGTTTGCCAGGGCGCTGCTTGACGGCCGGGCGGAGACGAGCATGTGTGCCGGTTATATGCGAAAGCTCGCGCACAAGAAAGCGGATGCACTGATAAGGACCATGCCCTCTGGCGTCGTGATCGTGGATGAGCACATGCGGATCGTTGAAAGCAACAGGCGATTCGCTGAGCTGATGGGCGAGGAAAGTGCCGCAGCGTTTGACGCCAAGCCCGGACTCGAGGGTGCGGTGCTTGACCGGGTCATCGGTTTCGGCAACCTGTTTTCGCAGGTCCTGAGCAGCGGTCAGCAGTCGGTCGAAAAAAGCGTGCGTCACGGCAAGGTAATTCTCCGCGTCACAGTGTTTACGATCGACCCGCACAGGATAGTCGGCGGGATCGTGCAGGATATAACCGCGCCGGCCGTACAGAAGGAACAGGTCGTGCGAAAAGCGAAGGAAGTGATCACGAACCACTTGTCAACGGTTCAGCAGATCGCCTTCCTGCTTGGTGAGAACGCTGCCGAATCGGAGGTCATACTGAACTCTATCACCGAGTCATTCTCCGCGGACGCTTTGGGAGACGGGACCGATGCAGACTGA
- a CDS encoding anaerobic sulfatase maturase produces MRPFSLLIKPTGPDCNIDCRYCFYTCKTTLFGGGRHRMSEEVLEKMVNDFLGCGFPQNSFAWQGGEPTLMGLDFYKKVVELQEKACGAGQNFTNSLQTNGILLDDEWCEFLAEKGFLVGISIDGPKKFHDKYRLDHGGNGTFDRVMAAIERCKKHGVQFNILTLLNSYNVEHPDELFDFYVENGFKFLQFIQCVEEDPETGEIADFSITPEQYGDFLCRIFDRWVDHGVRKMSIRTFDSMISQCLGMGATECTFMPKCADYVVVEHDGGVYCCDFFVENEHRIGNLLDRNLGELAGDSIKRRFNRQKRKLANKCLVCRHLDICRGGCPKDRKKGYDDGITYFCEGYKKFFDHSMGEFWKLASMIQQENLLAERQEVWNKG; encoded by the coding sequence ATGAGACCATTTTCGCTTTTGATCAAGCCCACCGGGCCTGACTGCAATATAGACTGCAGATACTGTTTTTACACGTGCAAGACCACTCTGTTCGGCGGCGGCAGGCACCGCATGAGCGAAGAGGTGCTCGAGAAGATGGTGAACGATTTTCTCGGGTGCGGGTTCCCGCAGAACAGTTTTGCATGGCAGGGCGGTGAGCCTACGCTGATGGGGTTGGATTTCTATAAAAAAGTCGTCGAGCTGCAGGAGAAGGCATGCGGGGCGGGCCAGAACTTCACGAATTCACTGCAGACCAACGGCATTCTGCTGGACGATGAATGGTGCGAGTTTCTGGCGGAAAAGGGTTTTCTTGTTGGGATCAGTATAGACGGGCCGAAGAAGTTTCATGACAAATACAGGCTCGATCATGGGGGGAATGGGACCTTCGATCGGGTGATGGCTGCGATCGAACGATGCAAAAAGCATGGGGTTCAGTTCAACATTCTGACGCTGCTGAACAGTTATAATGTCGAGCATCCGGACGAGCTGTTCGATTTTTACGTGGAAAACGGTTTCAAGTTCCTGCAGTTTATCCAGTGTGTGGAAGAGGACCCGGAGACGGGTGAGATCGCGGATTTCAGTATAACGCCCGAACAGTATGGCGATTTTCTGTGCAGGATATTCGATCGGTGGGTTGACCATGGCGTGCGGAAGATGAGTATCCGGACGTTTGACAGCATGATAAGTCAGTGTCTGGGTATGGGTGCGACCGAGTGTACTTTCATGCCGAAATGTGCGGATTACGTGGTTGTCGAGCATGACGGCGGGGTGTACTGCTGTGACTTTTTTGTTGAGAACGAGCACAGGATCGGAAATCTGCTGGATCGCAACCTCGGCGAACTGGCGGGCGACAGTATCAAACGGCGATTCAACCGGCAGAAACGGAAGCTGGCGAACAAGTGCCTGGTTTGTCGACATCTCGATATTTGCAGGGGAGGATGTCCGAAGGATCGCAAGAAGGGCTATGACGACGGGATCACCTATTTCTGCGAGGGGTACAAAAAGTTTTTCGACCATTCGATGGGAGAATTCTGGAAGCTGGCGTCGATGATACAGCAGGAGAATCTGCTGGCTGAACGGCAGGAGGTCTGGAACAAGGGGTGA
- a CDS encoding glycoside hydrolase family 27 protein has protein sequence MRIFEVVCLSFAAFLFAGCGGSARPETPIMGWSSWNSYRININEELIKAQADSMVSSGMADAGYEYVNIDDGYFGGRDEDGKLFSHPEKFPNGMKAVADYIHSKGLKAGIYSDAGKDTCASKWDNDPKGYGVGLYGHTEQDLRLMLEEWGYDFMKVDWCGGEWLGLDEPSRYTEIGETIRSIREDVVYNVCRWQFPGEWFIDVADSWRISGDIQADFGSITRIIDLNADLWKYAGPGHVNDMDMLQVGRGMSYEEDKAHFSMWCMMASPLLAGNDLRSMTEETVEILTNAEMIAINQDPLVYQARRLRDDGEYELWARPLGAVDSGVVAVALLNRSKAEAVIGFEPAEVGLADTGYTVRDVWAHKFIKVDDESGLEFAVPAHGVVVLTLKGKAAEDNPFSPDERI, from the coding sequence ATGAGGATCTTCGAGGTTGTTTGCTTGAGTTTCGCTGCGTTTTTGTTTGCGGGTTGCGGCGGGTCGGCCAGGCCCGAGACTCCGATAATGGGCTGGAGCAGTTGGAACAGCTACCGCATAAATATCAATGAGGAGCTGATAAAGGCCCAGGCGGACTCGATGGTTTCCAGCGGGATGGCTGATGCGGGGTATGAGTATGTCAATATAGATGACGGCTATTTTGGGGGCCGTGATGAGGATGGAAAGCTGTTTTCGCATCCTGAGAAGTTTCCCAACGGCATGAAAGCGGTTGCGGACTATATACACTCAAAGGGGCTCAAAGCTGGGATATACAGCGATGCGGGGAAGGATACTTGTGCGAGCAAGTGGGATAACGATCCGAAGGGGTACGGCGTGGGGCTTTACGGCCATACGGAGCAGGACCTGCGTTTGATGCTCGAGGAGTGGGGCTATGATTTTATGAAGGTTGACTGGTGCGGGGGCGAATGGCTTGGGCTCGATGAACCGTCCCGTTATACGGAGATAGGTGAGACGATACGCTCGATCCGTGAGGACGTGGTTTACAATGTTTGCAGGTGGCAGTTTCCGGGGGAATGGTTTATCGATGTAGCGGATTCATGGAGAATTTCGGGTGATATTCAGGCCGACTTTGGGTCGATCACCAGGATCATTGATCTGAATGCAGATCTGTGGAAGTATGCCGGGCCGGGCCACGTGAATGATATGGATATGCTGCAGGTGGGCAGGGGGATGAGCTATGAGGAGGACAAGGCGCATTTTTCAATGTGGTGCATGATGGCGTCGCCGCTGCTGGCGGGTAATGATCTGCGATCGATGACGGAAGAGACGGTGGAGATACTGACGAATGCGGAGATGATCGCGATAAATCAGGATCCGCTGGTGTACCAGGCGAGAAGGCTGAGGGACGATGGTGAATATGAGTTGTGGGCGCGGCCGTTGGGTGCTGTGGACAGCGGGGTGGTTGCGGTTGCATTGCTGAACCGTTCGAAAGCTGAGGCTGTGATCGGCTTCGAGCCCGCGGAGGTTGGGCTTGCTGATACAGGGTATACCGTTCGTGATGTTTGGGCTCATAAGTTTATCAAGGTTGATGATGAGTCAGGGCTTGAATTTGCGGTGCCCGCGCATGGGGTTGTAGTCCTGACACTGAAGGGTAAGGCGGCTGAGGATAATCCGTTTTCGCCTGATGAGCGGATTTGA
- a CDS encoding SpoIIE family protein phosphatase produces MQTDKAFVEVDFGQHSKSGQQAAGDVFLSKKIPEEGRTICVLADGLGSGIKAHVLATLTATMAMKYISSDIDIRRASEIIMATLPICSERKIGYSTFTIVDIRSDGRVSVIEYDNPPFRLLRDGVLVDIDKKKLEVATANRGRCEVLYSSFTARQGDRTVFYTDGVTQSGMGRDATPFGWGNDAVGSYIVEQCGMERDISARQLSRSVVEKARRIDGGKAKDDISCAVVNFRRPRKSVVMTGPPLDERKDTEMARILREYGGRKIVCGGTTARIIARELGEEISVDLGCLDSSVPPASNIAGVDLVTEGTLTLSRMAEILEAGEDPDKLKSNAAVRLARYLLDSDIIEFVVGTKINEAHQDPNFPVELDIRRNLMKRIVGLLNTKYLKQANMRLI; encoded by the coding sequence ATGCAGACTGATAAAGCTTTTGTCGAAGTCGATTTCGGCCAGCACAGCAAATCCGGCCAGCAGGCAGCAGGGGATGTATTTCTTTCGAAGAAGATACCGGAAGAAGGCAGGACGATCTGTGTGCTCGCCGACGGGCTGGGCAGCGGAATCAAGGCGCATGTGCTCGCTACCTTGACGGCGACGATGGCCATGAAGTACATCTCGTCGGATATTGACATAAGGCGAGCGTCGGAGATCATCATGGCGACGCTGCCGATATGCAGCGAGAGAAAGATCGGCTATTCGACCTTTACGATCGTGGATATACGCAGCGACGGGCGTGTTTCCGTGATCGAATATGACAATCCCCCATTCAGGCTGCTGCGGGATGGTGTGTTGGTCGACATCGACAAGAAGAAGCTGGAAGTAGCGACCGCGAATCGGGGCAGATGTGAGGTTCTGTACAGCAGCTTCACCGCCAGGCAGGGCGACCGGACGGTTTTTTATACTGACGGGGTGACGCAGAGCGGTATGGGCCGGGATGCCACGCCGTTCGGCTGGGGCAATGATGCTGTCGGCAGCTACATCGTCGAGCAGTGCGGCATGGAACGCGATATAAGCGCGAGACAGTTGAGCAGGTCCGTCGTGGAAAAGGCCAGACGGATCGACGGAGGCAAGGCGAAGGATGACATAAGCTGTGCCGTGGTGAATTTCCGCAGGCCGAGAAAGTCGGTAGTGATGACAGGACCGCCGCTGGATGAGCGGAAGGATACGGAAATGGCGCGAATACTACGGGAGTATGGCGGCCGGAAGATCGTTTGCGGAGGAACGACTGCCAGGATCATTGCGCGGGAGCTTGGCGAGGAGATCAGCGTTGATCTGGGCTGCCTGGACAGCTCGGTGCCGCCTGCGTCGAATATCGCTGGCGTGGACCTGGTGACCGAAGGGACGCTGACGCTGAGCAGGATGGCGGAGATACTTGAGGCCGGCGAGGATCCGGACAAGCTCAAATCGAACGCGGCTGTTCGTCTGGCTCGCTATCTGCTTGACAGTGATATAATAGAATTTGTGGTTGGGACAAAGATCAACGAAGCTCACCAGGATCCGAATTTCCCGGTCGAGCTGGATATAAGACGGAACCTGATGAAACGTATCGTTGGGCTGTTAAATACGAAATACCTCAAGCAGGCAAATATGAGGCTTATTTAG
- a CDS encoding (2Fe-2S) ferredoxin domain-containing protein, whose protein sequence is MNCLTGVNMFRRKKKLEITICMGSSCFSRGSRDSLEVLQKYLEEEGLEEKVDLRGALCMGNCKKGPNMVVSDEEYENVTPGTVVDIVKHHLERK, encoded by the coding sequence ATGAACTGTTTAACAGGAGTCAATATGTTCCGCCGAAAGAAAAAACTGGAGATCACGATCTGCATGGGCAGCAGTTGTTTTTCACGAGGGAGCAGGGATTCTCTTGAGGTGCTTCAGAAATACCTCGAGGAAGAGGGGCTGGAAGAAAAGGTAGACTTGCGTGGGGCACTTTGCATGGGCAACTGCAAGAAGGGGCCCAACATGGTGGTGAGTGACGAAGAATATGAAAACGTTACGCCTGGAACGGTGGTCGATATAGTCAAGCATCATCTGGAACGCAAGTAA